The Streptomyces europaeiscabiei genome window below encodes:
- a CDS encoding MFS transporter produces MTDRPAAPPATSSARRFYAVGLCDAVGLGTYLSLSVLFLDKAAALSNQQIGVVLGVSGVTSLLGAMPIARAAERYGIRGVLCVLFLIRCAAFLALAMVGSFTQALGAAAVAGLLSRGIGPLIESGLISRVPNAAAVGALARLRTLRNAGMAAGALPAGAAIAADQAGAYRAAMAASALLFLCCAAICRGFDAVAATPAGGQGGRARILRNRAFLGITALYGAFTLSALLLGIGVPLWIVQQTQAPSWSVTVIQLLNTVLVVVLQVRLSRGSERLERARVLMLRGGLLSGLGALVVPLTMLGGGQGDVAVVVVAAVLLSLGELLIIAGTTGAALLHIPREQTTSHLAVFNLGFAMTTVVGPLLISTTVGWSWQGWAGWAVFFTALGLIALRVPGPAAVHEHKTPAAAPA; encoded by the coding sequence GTGACTGACCGCCCCGCCGCCCCGCCCGCCACGTCCTCGGCCCGCCGCTTCTACGCCGTCGGTCTGTGCGACGCGGTCGGCCTGGGCACGTACCTGTCGCTGTCGGTGCTCTTCCTGGACAAGGCGGCCGCCCTGTCCAACCAGCAGATCGGCGTGGTCCTGGGCGTGTCGGGAGTGACCTCGCTGCTGGGCGCCATGCCCATCGCCCGGGCCGCGGAGCGCTACGGCATCCGCGGCGTGCTGTGCGTGCTGTTCCTGATCCGCTGCGCGGCCTTCCTCGCCCTGGCCATGGTCGGCTCCTTCACCCAGGCGCTGGGCGCCGCGGCGGTGGCCGGACTCCTCAGCCGCGGCATCGGCCCGCTCATCGAGTCCGGACTGATCAGCCGCGTCCCCAACGCCGCGGCCGTCGGCGCGCTGGCCCGGCTGCGCACGCTGCGCAACGCCGGGATGGCCGCCGGCGCGCTGCCCGCGGGCGCCGCGATCGCCGCCGACCAGGCAGGGGCCTACCGGGCGGCGATGGCGGCCTCGGCCCTGCTGTTCCTGTGCTGTGCCGCGATATGCCGGGGCTTCGACGCCGTGGCGGCCACCCCGGCGGGCGGACAGGGCGGACGGGCGCGGATCCTGCGCAACCGCGCCTTCCTGGGCATCACCGCCCTGTACGGGGCGTTCACCCTGTCGGCACTGCTGCTGGGCATCGGCGTCCCGCTGTGGATCGTGCAGCAGACCCAGGCCCCCTCCTGGAGCGTGACGGTGATCCAGCTGCTGAACACGGTGCTCGTCGTCGTGCTCCAGGTGCGGCTGAGCCGGGGCTCGGAGCGGCTGGAGCGGGCACGGGTGCTGATGCTGCGCGGCGGACTGCTGTCGGGGCTCGGCGCTCTCGTGGTGCCGCTGACGATGCTGGGCGGCGGGCAAGGGGACGTCGCGGTCGTCGTCGTGGCCGCGGTGCTGCTGTCGCTGGGCGAACTGCTGATCATCGCGGGCACCACGGGAGCGGCGCTGCTGCACATCCCACGCGAGCAGACCACCAGCCATCTCGCCGTGTTCAACCTGGGCTTCGCCATGACCACGGTGGTCGGGCCGCTGCTGATCAGCACCACCGTCGGCTGGTCCTGGCAGGGCTGGGCCGGCTGGGCGGTGTTCTTCACCGCCCTGGGACTGATCGCCCTGCGCGTACCGGGGCCGGCCGCCGTGCACGAGCACAAGACACCGGCCGCGGCCCCCGCCTGA
- a CDS encoding NADPH-dependent FMN reductase has translation MRTGPRRPGPAMILALLGSAAKDSVTREVLLKAGERIARAGHPFELIDLAVEFPRPHALADYDDPPAGSQTALLRARIARAGGALLATPVYHGSYSALLKNALDHLTGDALSGRPVGLIAAGGGPRGAGTACDQMRTVVRALSGWAAPTHIATTAADLTPGAALDFLHLRLDDLVAELLSFRTPSSSSPFPG, from the coding sequence GTGCGCACCGGCCCCCGCCGCCCCGGGCCGGCCATGATCCTCGCCCTGCTCGGCAGCGCCGCCAAGGACTCGGTGACCCGCGAGGTCCTGCTCAAGGCCGGCGAGCGCATCGCCCGCGCCGGCCACCCCTTCGAACTCATCGACCTGGCCGTGGAGTTCCCCCGGCCGCACGCACTGGCCGACTACGACGACCCGCCCGCCGGCAGCCAGACCGCGCTGCTGCGCGCCCGCATCGCCCGCGCCGGCGGCGCCCTGCTGGCCACCCCCGTCTACCACGGTTCCTACAGCGCACTGCTCAAGAACGCCCTGGACCACCTCACCGGCGACGCGCTCAGCGGCCGGCCGGTCGGCCTGATCGCCGCCGGCGGCGGACCACGCGGCGCCGGCACCGCCTGCGACCAAATGCGCACGGTCGTGCGCGCGCTCAGCGGATGGGCCGCACCCACCCACATCGCCACCACCGCCGCCGACCTGACACCCGGGGCGGCACTGGACTTCCTCCACCTCAGACTCGACGACCTCGTCGCGGAACTGCTGTCCTTCCGCACCCCTTCCTCTTCCTCGCCCTTCCCCGGATGA
- a CDS encoding ATP-grasp domain-containing protein produces the protein MASPHLLLLAGIGGHAPDEALDSLATLSDTVSVVYVTAWQPSKEVRADWERRGLHGEFLDAADLDAAVEAAAALHARLPLNGVVTYSELLLRPQAEIAGRLGLPGNTPQAVSVAQSKARQRLVFAEHGVPSPGFEVITSDRDLAAAAARVGLPGVFKPSLGAGSQCVRLVSTYSELIHAFTVARAEKTAFLQSDDSYLLEERMALEADGDSGYAAYCSVESLLAAGVTHHLAVSDRLPLEHGYAEEGVVLPTRLDAASVKAVVDVADQAIRAIGLTCGAVHTEIALSADGPRVIEVNARAGGPLPTMFEVAAGYDYAAQIGRSALGLPPTGLPDFTRVALLRFLPIPAGLWRVAAQRPVEEVLRDFPELVYLSPRFTPGQRVSRQRTLHLASFMVDAPDVSAARATTARVERALGIRLVPGYGATTGADRD, from the coding sequence ATGGCTTCCCCCCACCTTCTGCTCCTCGCCGGGATAGGCGGCCACGCCCCCGACGAGGCCCTCGACTCCCTGGCCACCCTCAGCGACACCGTCAGCGTCGTGTACGTGACCGCCTGGCAGCCCTCCAAGGAGGTACGCGCCGACTGGGAACGCCGCGGCCTGCACGGCGAGTTCCTGGACGCAGCCGACCTGGACGCGGCCGTCGAGGCGGCCGCCGCGCTGCACGCCCGGCTGCCGCTTAACGGCGTGGTGACCTACTCCGAACTGCTGCTGCGCCCCCAGGCCGAGATCGCCGGCAGGCTGGGCCTGCCCGGCAACACCCCCCAGGCGGTGAGCGTCGCCCAGTCCAAGGCACGCCAGCGCCTGGTCTTCGCCGAGCACGGGGTGCCTTCACCCGGCTTCGAGGTCATCACCAGCGACCGGGACCTCGCCGCGGCCGCCGCACGCGTCGGACTGCCCGGGGTGTTCAAACCGTCACTGGGCGCGGGCAGCCAGTGCGTGCGCCTGGTGTCCACCTACTCGGAACTGATCCACGCCTTCACCGTGGCACGCGCCGAGAAAACAGCCTTCCTGCAGTCCGACGACTCCTATCTGCTGGAGGAGCGGATGGCGCTGGAGGCCGACGGCGACAGCGGATACGCGGCCTACTGCAGCGTGGAGTCCCTGCTCGCCGCCGGCGTCACCCACCACCTCGCCGTCTCCGACCGGCTGCCCCTGGAACACGGCTACGCCGAAGAGGGCGTCGTCCTGCCCACCCGGCTGGACGCGGCGAGCGTGAAAGCCGTCGTCGACGTCGCCGACCAGGCCATCCGGGCGATCGGACTGACCTGCGGCGCCGTGCACACCGAGATCGCCCTGAGCGCCGATGGCCCCCGGGTCATCGAGGTCAACGCCCGCGCCGGAGGCCCGCTGCCCACCATGTTCGAGGTGGCGGCCGGCTACGACTACGCCGCCCAGATCGGCCGCAGCGCACTCGGCCTGCCACCGACCGGGCTGCCCGACTTCACCCGGGTGGCACTGCTGCGGTTCCTGCCCATCCCGGCCGGCCTGTGGCGGGTGGCCGCGCAGAGGCCCGTCGAGGAGGTGCTGCGGGACTTCCCCGAACTCGTCTACCTCTCCCCCCGCTTCACCCCCGGCCAGCGGGTGAGCCGGCAACGCACCCTGCACCTGGCCAGCTTCATGGTCGACGCCCCCGACGTGTCCGCGGCCCGGGCCACCACGGCACGCGTGGAACGCGCCCTGGGCATCCGGCTGGTACCCGGCTACGGCGCCACGACAGGAGCCGACCGTGACTGA
- a CDS encoding putative immunity protein: MILPKVRDPRFVTIRRGGTLTDSDHHFLALWAAACAEHVLGLFESVQSEDPRPRQAIEHARAWVRGEVKMMQARAAGGHAMGAARDLRGAARHAAYAAGQAAVVAHVAAHELGAAAYAIKAARAAAPKDESEAAGRLECQWQRDQLPETIRELVLDDQRLRNDICWSVFDC, from the coding sequence ATGATCCTCCCGAAGGTCAGGGACCCTCGCTTCGTGACGATCCGCCGCGGTGGCACCCTCACCGATTCGGATCACCATTTCCTCGCCCTCTGGGCGGCAGCCTGCGCGGAGCACGTCCTTGGCCTCTTCGAGTCGGTTCAGTCTGAGGACCCACGGCCGCGCCAGGCGATCGAGCATGCCCGAGCCTGGGTGCGCGGCGAGGTCAAGATGATGCAGGCCCGCGCGGCGGGCGGCCATGCAATGGGCGCGGCTCGAGACCTGCGTGGCGCAGCACGGCATGCCGCTTACGCCGCCGGCCAGGCCGCAGTCGTCGCACACGTCGCCGCGCATGAACTCGGTGCGGCTGCCTATGCGATCAAGGCGGCACGCGCTGCCGCGCCAAAAGACGAGAGTGAGGCCGCAGGGCGACTCGAGTGCCAGTGGCAGCGCGACCAGCTCCCGGAAACGATTCGCGAGCTCGTACTTGACGACCAGCGCTTGCGCAACGACATCTGCTGGTCGGTGTTTGACTGCTGA
- a CDS encoding ATP-grasp domain-containing protein, translated as MHIVLVETASVRGFDMIAEMADSGIEVSFVTETLDAHRKNPGFELSARAARIVEVPHLARGVLADRLRGRLGPLAPDGVICRDEVHLPAAAALARDLGLPHESLSAARILSDKAAVRARLTERGIGSLAWRVAATASQGLAAVDEIGLPVVVKPTAGGWSVGVSIAWSRAQAAHALAEVLGVPAGPDGTPPRALIEEYAVGRHVSAELLVQDQRTVLLGFAERLPAPPGQTAELGGHFPARIEQEAAARAFVLDAVRAIGVRSSAVHAELLLTPTGPELIEINGRVAGHVVARQMSLALKRSLTADLVALAVGDPVREAAPKETVVALHHLFSPVDAVVRGAKPQDVLTDEVIESHVTAGTGDRVAALRTNHDRIGYVLARGRTGDEAARHAAQAARRILKSLELHPVPGTTRTADALPAGPKPQNSRPDRLPVPRESPTGCLLVPGESPTGRLLVPGDSRTHHLPVPGESRPDHLPAAGESPTGCLLVPGESPTGRLLVPGDSRTHHLPVPGESRPDHLPAAGESPTGCLPVPGESPTGRPPIPENSPTGRPPAAGDLRTGRPPRQAGEPSGHTPHDAPHDVPHDAPHDVPCGEHVLVLLGAEDPADRIMAALGAVTARVSVIWTSGPDGERRARTRWQHQCRGQWHTASTGPDIRAAARRIHAAEPVRAMLTFSAAPAARQLRDGAPAARPPAAATPGHTVVVAAYRGEVRALAVIDEEPGTRLCPSGLDGPSRDELTDRAVHAVRAAHIEGVVRCVLTRDTARPGPGRPEPVLLPGLDAATIDLYDAVHTRGLVTAVAESALGRAPRARSRPAVALQRAVTTPGGRFRVLEATTEEQLQTFPGLFRAQVFTRAGHVHQDPRPTVWLRHTVVAAGREQARRTARKLEHSLVWRTTAQERTHVLLLDRIGAATWTLDDKTPVLPADRFRLSVLSSTPGPHPADLAARTDLSDDLMLGHLARTLDAGHPVHRVAALSERLLQPAARLRALLGTAGEGPHEVARWVDKAVMKRIARSHRIRCADGLLAHTAQDITEMFDRHGKIVLKPRAASGSRGVTVLASWPGLQAWLDTQFTPGTHLCEEFVDAPLCHIDAAVHDGEPVWDVSLYERDTMALRHGLPLSSATVADPALRTAAAHLLNQVLHAWQMDSGVLHLEAFVTGEHLTFCEVAARPGGAGVAQAFRATTGIDLDHAKLLADAGLDPRHRRRDPVAAHAGWTVHYSGGGKLLEYDDSAVAPHAYFRSVNARVGDTLPASQFSGTGISTHVFAHDSHTEVSRLLHRAEHDIHIVCAPAPAAPGRP; from the coding sequence GTGCACATTGTTCTGGTGGAGACGGCATCCGTCCGTGGATTCGACATGATCGCGGAGATGGCCGACTCGGGCATCGAGGTCAGTTTCGTCACCGAGACGCTCGATGCCCATCGAAAGAATCCGGGGTTCGAACTGTCCGCGCGGGCGGCACGCATCGTCGAGGTTCCGCACCTGGCGAGAGGCGTCCTCGCGGACCGGCTGCGCGGCCGGCTCGGCCCCCTTGCGCCGGACGGGGTGATCTGCCGGGACGAGGTGCATCTGCCGGCTGCCGCCGCACTGGCCCGCGACCTGGGACTGCCCCACGAATCGCTGTCGGCGGCCCGGATCCTGAGCGACAAGGCGGCCGTCCGCGCGCGGCTCACCGAGCGCGGCATCGGCTCGCTCGCCTGGCGGGTGGCCGCCACCGCATCCCAGGGACTTGCGGCCGTCGACGAGATCGGGCTGCCCGTGGTGGTCAAACCGACCGCGGGCGGATGGTCGGTGGGAGTGAGCATCGCCTGGAGCCGGGCGCAGGCGGCCCACGCGCTGGCCGAGGTGCTCGGCGTGCCGGCCGGCCCCGACGGCACACCACCGCGCGCGCTCATCGAGGAGTACGCGGTGGGCCGGCACGTCAGCGCCGAACTGCTGGTGCAGGACCAGCGCACCGTGCTGCTCGGGTTCGCCGAACGGCTGCCGGCACCGCCCGGCCAGACGGCGGAGCTCGGCGGCCACTTCCCGGCCCGTATCGAACAGGAGGCAGCCGCGCGCGCCTTCGTCCTCGACGCCGTGCGGGCGATCGGTGTCCGCTCCTCGGCCGTCCACGCCGAACTGCTGCTCACACCGACCGGTCCGGAACTCATCGAGATCAACGGCCGGGTGGCCGGGCATGTGGTGGCCCGTCAGATGTCGCTGGCGCTCAAACGTTCACTCACCGCCGACCTGGTGGCCCTCGCCGTCGGCGACCCGGTGCGCGAAGCCGCGCCGAAGGAGACCGTCGTCGCCCTGCACCACCTCTTCTCTCCCGTGGACGCCGTGGTGCGGGGAGCGAAACCGCAGGACGTGCTCACCGACGAGGTGATCGAGTCCCACGTCACGGCCGGCACCGGCGACCGGGTGGCCGCACTGCGCACCAACCACGACCGGATCGGCTACGTACTGGCCCGTGGCCGCACCGGCGACGAGGCCGCCCGCCATGCCGCCCAGGCCGCCCGGCGCATCCTGAAGTCACTGGAACTGCACCCGGTGCCGGGCACGACCAGGACGGCCGACGCCCTCCCCGCCGGCCCGAAACCTCAGAACTCCCGACCGGACCGCCTGCCGGTGCCGAGGGAGTCCCCGACGGGCTGCCTGCTGGTGCCGGGGGAGTCCCCGACGGGCCGCCTGCTGGTGCCGGGAGACTCCCGGACGCACCACCTGCCGGTGCCGGGGGAGTCCCGACCGGATCACCTGCCAGCAGCAGGGGAGTCCCCGACGGGCTGCCTGCTGGTGCCGGGGGAGTCCCCGACGGGCCGCCTGCTGGTGCCGGGAGACTCCCGGACGCACCACCTGCCGGTGCCGGGGGAGTCCCGACCGGATCACCTGCCAGCAGCAGGGGAGTCCCCGACGGGCTGCCTGCCGGTGCCGGGGGAGTCCCCGACAGGCCGCCCGCCGATACCGGAGAACTCCCCGACGGGCCGCCCGCCTGCAGCAGGGGACCTGCGAACGGGCCGCCCACCACGCCAAGCCGGCGAGCCGTCCGGTCACACCCCGCACGACGCCCCGCACGACGTGCCGCACGACGCCCCGCACGACGTGCCGTGCGGCGAGCATGTGCTGGTGCTGCTCGGCGCCGAGGATCCCGCCGACCGGATCATGGCCGCCCTGGGAGCGGTGACGGCCCGGGTCAGCGTGATCTGGACCTCGGGGCCCGACGGCGAACGCCGGGCACGAACGCGCTGGCAACACCAGTGCCGTGGCCAGTGGCACACCGCCTCCACCGGCCCGGACATCCGCGCCGCCGCCCGCCGCATCCACGCCGCCGAGCCGGTGCGCGCCATGCTGACCTTCTCCGCCGCCCCCGCCGCACGGCAGTTGCGCGACGGAGCCCCCGCCGCCCGGCCCCCCGCCGCCGCCACGCCCGGACACACGGTCGTGGTGGCCGCCTACCGCGGCGAGGTACGGGCCCTGGCCGTCATCGACGAGGAACCCGGCACCCGCCTGTGCCCCTCCGGCCTGGACGGGCCGTCCCGCGACGAACTGACCGACCGCGCCGTGCACGCCGTGCGCGCCGCACACATCGAAGGCGTGGTGCGCTGCGTCCTCACCCGGGACACGGCCCGTCCGGGCCCCGGCCGGCCGGAACCCGTCCTGCTGCCCGGCCTGGACGCCGCGACCATCGACCTCTACGACGCCGTCCACACCCGCGGCCTGGTCACCGCCGTCGCGGAGTCGGCCCTCGGCCGCGCCCCGCGCGCCCGCAGCCGCCCCGCCGTCGCCCTGCAGCGCGCGGTGACCACGCCCGGCGGCCGCTTCCGGGTCCTGGAGGCCACCACCGAAGAACAGCTGCAGACCTTCCCCGGCCTGTTCCGGGCCCAGGTGTTCACCCGCGCCGGCCACGTCCACCAGGACCCCCGGCCCACCGTGTGGCTGCGCCACACCGTGGTCGCGGCCGGCCGCGAGCAGGCACGCAGGACGGCACGGAAACTGGAGCACTCGCTGGTCTGGCGCACCACAGCACAGGAACGCACCCATGTGCTCCTGCTGGACCGGATCGGCGCCGCCACCTGGACCCTCGACGACAAAACACCGGTACTGCCCGCGGACCGCTTCCGGCTGAGCGTGCTGTCCTCCACGCCCGGCCCCCACCCCGCCGACCTCGCGGCGCGCACCGACCTGAGCGACGACCTCATGCTCGGCCACCTCGCCCGCACCCTCGACGCCGGCCACCCGGTGCACCGGGTGGCCGCCCTGTCCGAGCGGCTGCTCCAGCCGGCCGCCCGGCTGCGCGCCCTGCTCGGCACGGCCGGCGAAGGACCCCACGAGGTAGCGCGCTGGGTGGACAAGGCCGTCATGAAACGCATCGCCCGCAGCCACCGCATCCGCTGCGCCGACGGGCTGCTCGCCCACACGGCCCAGGACATCACCGAGATGTTCGACCGCCACGGGAAGATCGTCCTCAAACCGCGGGCCGCGTCCGGCTCCCGGGGCGTGACCGTCCTCGCCTCCTGGCCCGGCCTCCAGGCCTGGCTGGACACGCAGTTCACCCCCGGCACCCACCTGTGCGAGGAGTTCGTCGACGCCCCCCTGTGCCACATCGACGCGGCCGTGCACGACGGCGAACCGGTGTGGGACGTCTCCCTCTACGAGCGCGACACCATGGCACTTAGGCACGGCCTGCCGCTGTCGTCGGCCACGGTGGCCGACCCGGCGCTGCGCACGGCGGCCGCACACCTCCTCAACCAGGTCCTGCACGCCTGGCAGATGGACTCGGGCGTGCTGCACCTGGAAGCGTTCGTCACCGGTGAACACCTGACGTTCTGCGAGGTGGCCGCCCGGCCCGGCGGCGCCGGAGTCGCCCAGGCCTTCCGCGCCACCACCGGCATCGACCTCGACCACGCCAAACTCCTCGCCGACGCAGGGCTGGACCCCCGCCACCGCCGCCGGGACCCCGTGGCCGCCCACGCCGGCTGGACCGTGCACTACAGCGGCGGCGGGAAACTCCTGGAGTACGACGACTCCGCGGTGGCCCCGCACGCCTACTTCCGCTCCGTCAACGCCCGCGTCGGAGACACCCTCCCCGCCTCACAGTTCTCCGGCACCGGCATCAGCACCCACGTCTTCGCCCACGACTCGCACACCGAGGTGTCCCGGCTGCTGCACCGCGCCGAGCACGACATACACATCGTGTGCGCACCGGCCCCCGCCGCCCCGGGCCGGCCATGA